A stretch of Gossypium hirsutum isolate 1008001.06 chromosome A06, Gossypium_hirsutum_v2.1, whole genome shotgun sequence DNA encodes these proteins:
- the LOC107934288 gene encoding eukaryotic translation initiation factor 3 subunit D, translating to MVGVFEVGAVPFNPDGWGPPDSTTATAPSTTTTLPLHVPFAPFSRSEKLGRIADFTRSFANANPSNRPSSGKPGAASSESPFDFSLDLDTFPLANPEDDSSFRLVDAKPPTRPKFGPKWRFNQHRPQLPQRRDEEVEARKREAEKERARRDRLYNLNRSNQNQQRREAAIFKSSVDIQPEWNMLDQIPFSTFSKLSFSVPEPEDLLLCGALEYYDRSFDRITPKNERRLERFKNRNFFKVTTTDDPVIRRLANEDKATVFATDTILATLMCAPRSVYSWDIVIQRVGNKLFFDKRDGSQLDLLSVHETSQEPLPEAKDDINSAYSLSVEAAYINQNFSQQVLVRDGNKVSFDELNPFANEGDEVASVAYRYRRWKLDNDMYLIARCEVQSVVEVNNQKSFLTLNALNEFDPKYSGVDWRQKLETQRGAVLATELKNNANKLAKWTAQSILASADLMKLGYVSRVHPRDHFNHVILGVVGYKPRDFAAQINLNTANMWGIVKSIVDLCMKLNEGKYVLVKDPSKPQVRIYEVPADAFENDYVEEPLPEEEQVQPPTEDTEAGEPNGTTNDVEAKETETQT from the coding sequence ATGGTAGGAGTTTTCGAAGTAGGCGCCGTTCCGTTTAATCCTGACGGCTGGGGTCCGCCCGACTCCACCACCGCCACCGCGCCGTCCACCACCACCACTCTCCCTCTTCACGTTCCTTTCGCTCCCTTCTCCCGCTCTGAAAAACTCGGCCGAATCGCCGACTTCACCCGATCTTTTGCAAATGCCAATCCATCTAACCGCCCTTCTTCAGGGAAGCCTGGCGCAGCCTCCTCAGAGTCCCCCTTCGATTTCTCGCTCGACCTCGATACTTTCCCTCTTGCAAACCCCGAAGACGATTCTTCCTTTCGTTTAGTCGACGCAAAGCCGCCTACTCGACCTAAATTTGGCCCCAAGTGGCGCTTCAACCAACACCGACCTCAACTTCCTCAACGGCGAGATGAAGAAGTTGAGGCCCGTAAAAGAGAAGCTGAAAAAGAACGAGCCCGACGTGACCGTCTTTATAATCTCAACCGATCGAACCAGAACCAGCAACGTCGTGAAGCTGCGATTTTCAAATCCTCCGTCGATATCCAACCAGAGTGGAACATGCTGGATCAAATCCCTTTCTCAACATTCTCCAAATTATCCTTTTCCGTTCCAGAACCTGAAGATTTACTTCTCTGCGGTGCTTTAGAGTATTACGATCGGTCCTTTGATCGAATTACCCCGAAGAACGAACGGAGACTCGAGAGGTTCAAGAACAGAAACTTCTTTAAAGTCACCACGACTGACGACCCGGTGATCCGAAGATTGGCAAATGAGGACAAAGCAACTGTTTTCGCCACTGATACGATTCTGGCAACGTTAATGTGTGCACCCAGGTCAGTTTATTCTTGGGACATTGTGATTCAACGTGTtgggaataaactatttttcgaCAAAAGAGATGGGTCACAGTTAGATTTGCTATCGGTCCACGAGACCTCTCAGGAGCCATTGCCTGAAGCTAAAGATGATATTAACTCTGCTTATTCATTGAGTGTTGAAGCAGCTTACATAAATCAGAATTTTTCACAGCAGGTTTTGGTTAGGGATGGGAATAAGGTTAGTTTTGATGAGCTGAACCCATTTGCCAATGAAGGTGATGAGGTGGCTTCTGTGGCATATCGGTATAGGAGGTGGAAACTTGATAATGATATGTATTTGATTGCACGGTGTGAGGTTCAGAGTGTTGTTGAGGTTAATAATCAAAAGTCTTTCCTCACTTTGAATGCGCTTAATGAGTTTGATCCCAAGTATTCTGGTGTTGATTGGAGGCAGAAGTTGGAAACACAAAGGGGGGCAGTCTTGGCTACCGAGTTGAAGAACAATGCGAATAAGTTGGCTAAATGGACTGCTCAATCAATTTTAGCTAGTGCCGATTTGATGAAATTGGGTTATGTTTCGAGGGTTCATCCTAGGGATCATTTTAACCATGTGATATTGGGTGTTGTTGGTTATAAGCCAAGGGATTTTGCTGCACAAATTAATCTGAATACTGCTAATATGTGGGGGATTGTGAAGTCCATTGTGGATTTGTGTATGAAGTTGAATGAGGGGAAATATGTGCTTGTGAAGGATCCATCAAAGCCTCAAGTTAGGATTTATGAGGTCCCAGCTGATGCTTTTGAGAATGATTACGTGGAAGAACCATTGCCAGAAGAGGAGCAGGTTCAGCCACCGACGGAGGATACTGAAGCTGGGGAGCCGAATGGCACTACAAATGATGTTGAGGCAAAAGAGACTGAGACACAAACTTAA